A window of Eikenella corrodens contains these coding sequences:
- the lpxD gene encoding UDP-3-O-(3-hydroxymyristoyl)glucosamine N-acyltransferase translates to MQKLLSQITTALGGTLAGQDIAISRIAPLHTAQKDDISFVSHPKHLPEALASQAGALIVHHKLADKLPGRNLIACDNPQLYFAQTARLFHPAPAANPGIHPSAVVEASAIVPDSCEIGANVYIGDCVVLGEGCRILANCVVEANCVLGEHTVLHPNVTVYAGCRLSDRVEIHSGTVIGADGFGNAWAQDHWYKIPQVGGVEIGNDVEIGANTTIDRGAIEDTVIAEGAKIDNLVQIAHNVHIGAHTAIAACVGIAGSTHIGAYCQIGGAAMFVGHIRVADRTFIGGGTLVAASINQPDYYASSYPLQTHRDWVKNAVHLRRLNELHRRVKTLENTINYPENKE, encoded by the coding sequence ATGCAGAAACTCCTTTCCCAAATCACCACCGCCCTAGGCGGCACGCTTGCCGGGCAAGACATCGCCATCAGCCGTATTGCTCCGCTACATACCGCACAAAAAGACGACATCAGCTTCGTCTCACACCCCAAACACCTGCCAGAAGCCCTGGCCAGCCAAGCCGGCGCGCTGATTGTGCACCACAAATTGGCTGACAAACTGCCCGGCCGCAATCTGATTGCGTGTGACAACCCACAACTCTATTTCGCACAAACCGCCCGCCTGTTCCACCCCGCCCCCGCCGCCAATCCCGGCATTCATCCCAGCGCCGTGGTGGAAGCAAGCGCCATCGTGCCCGACAGCTGCGAAATCGGTGCCAACGTTTATATCGGCGACTGCGTTGTGCTGGGCGAAGGCTGCCGCATCCTGGCCAACTGCGTGGTGGAGGCCAACTGCGTGCTTGGCGAGCATACCGTGCTGCACCCCAATGTAACCGTTTACGCCGGCTGCCGCCTCAGCGATCGCGTGGAAATCCACTCCGGCACCGTAATCGGCGCAGACGGCTTCGGCAATGCCTGGGCGCAAGACCATTGGTACAAAATCCCGCAAGTGGGCGGCGTGGAAATCGGCAACGACGTGGAAATCGGTGCCAACACCACCATCGACCGCGGCGCAATCGAAGACACCGTCATCGCCGAGGGCGCGAAAATCGACAACCTCGTGCAAATCGCCCACAACGTGCACATCGGCGCCCACACCGCCATCGCCGCCTGCGTGGGCATTGCCGGCAGCACCCATATCGGCGCCTACTGCCAAATCGGCGGCGCCGCCATGTTTGTCGGCCACATCCGCGTGGCCGACCGCACCTTCATCGGCGGCGGCACCCTCGTGGCCGCCTCCATCAACCAGCCGGATTACTACGCCAGCTCCTATCCGCTGCAAACCCACCGCGACTGGGTGAAAAACGCCGTGCACCTGCGCCGGCTCAACGAGTTGCACCGCCGCGTGAAAACGCTGGAAAACACAATCAACTATCCCGAAAACAAGGAATAA
- the fabZ gene encoding 3-hydroxyacyl-ACP dehydratase FabZ: MQIENIELPLDVRTLQRLLPHRYPFLLLDRVIGFEKEKSLTAIKNVSVNEPFFQGHFPDFPVMPGVLIIEAMAQAAGVLAILSRGERQENEIYFFVGIDEARFKRQVVPGDQVQIHLDVITHKRDIGKFKATATVDGQIAAEAVIMCAKRAVGK, encoded by the coding sequence ATGCAAATCGAAAACATCGAACTCCCGCTGGACGTTCGCACCCTGCAACGCCTGCTGCCGCACCGCTACCCCTTCCTGCTGCTGGACCGCGTAATCGGCTTTGAAAAAGAAAAAAGCCTTACTGCCATTAAAAACGTTTCCGTAAACGAGCCGTTTTTCCAAGGCCACTTCCCCGATTTTCCCGTGATGCCCGGCGTGCTGATTATCGAAGCCATGGCACAAGCCGCCGGCGTGCTCGCCATCCTCAGCCGGGGCGAGCGGCAGGAAAACGAAATCTACTTTTTCGTCGGCATCGACGAAGCCCGCTTCAAACGCCAAGTCGTGCCCGGCGACCAAGTGCAGATTCATCTAGACGTCATCACCCACAAGCGCGACATCGGCAAATTCAAAGCCACCGCCACTGTAGACGGCCAAATTGCCGCCGAAGCCGTCATCATGTGCGCCAAACGCGCAGTGGGCAAATAA
- the lpxA gene encoding acyl-ACP--UDP-N-acetylglucosamine O-acyltransferase — MSLIHPTAIIDPKAELDSSVKVGAYTIIGPNVQIGAGSEIGPHAVIEGHTTIGENNRIFQFASLGAIPQDKKYRGEPTRLIIGNGNTIREFTTFNLGTITGIGETRIGDDNWIMAYCHLAHDCVIGSHTIFANNASLAGHVTIGDYVILGGYTLVFQFCRIGNYAMTTFAAGVHKDVPPYFMADGYRAEPAGINSEGMRRNGFTPEQITNVKNAYKALYRQGLSYEEARSQIAQAAETAPELAVLRDFLADSQRSIIR, encoded by the coding sequence ATGTCCCTAATCCACCCCACCGCGATTATCGACCCCAAAGCCGAGCTCGACAGCAGCGTTAAAGTCGGCGCCTACACCATCATCGGCCCAAACGTGCAAATCGGTGCCGGCAGCGAAATCGGCCCGCACGCCGTTATCGAAGGGCACACCACCATCGGCGAAAACAACCGCATTTTCCAATTCGCCAGCCTGGGCGCCATACCGCAAGACAAAAAATACCGCGGCGAGCCCACCCGTCTGATTATCGGCAACGGCAACACCATCCGCGAATTCACCACCTTCAACCTCGGCACCATAACCGGCATCGGCGAAACCCGCATCGGCGACGACAACTGGATCATGGCCTACTGCCACCTCGCCCACGACTGCGTGATCGGCAGCCACACCATCTTCGCCAACAATGCCTCCCTAGCCGGCCACGTTACTATCGGCGACTACGTTATCCTCGGCGGCTACACCCTCGTCTTCCAATTCTGCCGCATCGGCAACTACGCCATGACGACCTTCGCCGCCGGCGTACACAAAGACGTCCCCCCCTACTTCATGGCCGACGGCTACCGCGCCGAACCCGCCGGCATCAACAGTGAAGGTATGCGCCGCAACGGCTTCACACCCGAACAGATCACTAATGTGAAAAACGCCTACAAAGCCCTCTACCGCCAAGGCCTGTCGTACGAAGAAGCCCGCAGCCAGATCGCCCAAGCCGCCGAAACCGCGCCCGAGCTGGCCGTATTGCGCGACTTCCTTGCCGACTCACAACGTAGTATCATTCGCTAA
- a CDS encoding IS1595 family transposase: protein MDLKNKYQKCSKITEAKFRQILRLFALDLTASDTAKLTGISVRSVNSLYLKLRRRLADECGRQAPLYGIVELDESYFGAKRIRGKRGRGAGGKTIVFGILKRGDKVYTEIVPDASKATLQKVIRGRVGIESVINTDGWRGYQGLVDMGFAKHFRVHHGDNEFVRGTRHINDIESFWSYAKHRLVQFNGVPKHTFYLHLKETEFRFNHRHDDLYKVLLKMLRENPLK from the coding sequence ATGGATTTAAAAAACAAGTACCAAAAGTGCAGTAAAATTACCGAGGCCAAATTCCGTCAGATCCTGCGGCTTTTCGCCTTAGATTTGACCGCTTCCGATACCGCCAAACTGACCGGAATCAGTGTCAGAAGCGTCAACAGCCTGTACCTGAAATTGCGCCGGCGTTTGGCTGACGAATGCGGGAGGCAGGCACCTTTATACGGCATTGTAGAATTGGACGAATCCTATTTTGGTGCCAAACGTATCAGGGGCAAACGCGGGCGCGGTGCGGGTGGGAAAACTATCGTTTTCGGTATTTTGAAACGTGGGGACAAGGTTTATACCGAGATTGTTCCCGATGCTTCCAAAGCGACGCTGCAAAAGGTCATTAGAGGTCGTGTCGGTATCGAGAGCGTCATCAATACCGACGGTTGGCGCGGTTATCAGGGATTGGTTGACATGGGTTTTGCCAAACATTTCAGGGTACATCATGGTGACAATGAGTTTGTCCGCGGTACGCGGCATATTAACGATATTGAATCTTTTTGGAGCTACGCCAAGCATCGCTTGGTGCAATTTAACGGGGTGCCGAAGCATACCTTTTACCTGCATTTAAAAGAAACCGAGTTCCGCTTCAACCACCGGCATGATGATCTGTATAAAGTGCTATTGAAAATGTTGCGGGAAAACCCTTTAAAATGA
- a CDS encoding tRNA dihydrouridine synthase translates to MNVYKEKSILILAPMQGLLDPVMRRLLTDIGGYNECITEFVRITHTLHSRATWRRHMPEIDHGCRTHAGTPCTLQLLGSDPDNMAANAQAAVAAGAQKIDLNFGCPAPTVNKHQGGAILLREPERIRQIVATVRQRLPENIPLTAKMRLGYEDCSLALECAQAIAQGGASALAVHARTKIEGYRPPAHWEQIAPIRQALSIPVIANGDVFSLADYLAIRQTSGCQDVMLGRGAVITPDLARQIQRHNQGLPPQPAGFADYLVWIRRFFQLCREHAGDTPYPAARLKQWLGMMKTAHPQAAHLFTQLRPLTCPQQIEQLLDNYQSQPE, encoded by the coding sequence ATGAATGTTTACAAAGAAAAAAGCATATTGATTCTGGCACCCATGCAGGGTCTGCTCGACCCGGTCATGCGCCGCCTGCTCACCGACATCGGCGGCTACAACGAATGCATCACCGAATTCGTCCGCATCACCCACACCCTGCACTCCCGCGCCACCTGGCGGCGGCACATGCCCGAAATCGATCACGGCTGCCGCACCCACGCCGGCACCCCCTGCACCCTCCAGCTGCTCGGCAGCGACCCCGACAACATGGCCGCCAACGCCCAAGCCGCCGTGGCCGCAGGCGCGCAAAAAATCGACCTCAACTTCGGCTGCCCCGCCCCCACTGTCAACAAACACCAAGGCGGCGCCATCCTCCTGCGCGAGCCCGAACGCATCCGCCAAATCGTCGCTACCGTGCGCCAAAGGCTACCTGAAAACATCCCCCTCACCGCCAAAATGCGCCTCGGCTACGAAGACTGCTCCCTCGCCCTCGAATGCGCCCAAGCCATCGCCCAAGGCGGCGCCTCCGCGCTGGCCGTGCACGCCCGCACCAAAATCGAAGGCTACCGCCCGCCTGCCCATTGGGAGCAAATCGCCCCCATCCGCCAAGCACTCAGCATCCCTGTGATCGCCAACGGCGACGTATTCAGCCTGGCCGACTACCTTGCCATCCGCCAAACCAGCGGCTGCCAAGATGTGATGCTCGGGCGCGGCGCCGTCATCACCCCCGACCTTGCCCGCCAAATTCAGCGCCACAACCAAGGCCTCCCGCCCCAGCCCGCCGGTTTCGCCGACTACCTCGTATGGATACGCCGCTTCTTCCAACTCTGCCGCGAACACGCCGGCGATACGCCCTACCCCGCCGCCCGCCTCAAACAATGGCTCGGCATGATGAAAACCGCCCACCCCCAAGCCGCACACCTCTTCACCCAACTGCGCCCCCTCACCTGCCCCCAACAAATCGAGCAGCTGCTGGATAACTACCAGTCCCAACCCGAATAA
- a CDS encoding TIGR02117 family protein has product MPKLSRLIRRSLLSLAALLLLYGAAVWLLPHIKSPGRPEGEPEITVWLLSNSVHTDIVVPTFSSEADWRAVFPAEHTRSQEYAPWLAIGLGDKNFYLTTPTWADLRPSTALKAAAGLSSNAVHATYYHSLEGCTRCAPIRISRAQYRRLIAYIRQSLQWQHDRTIPIPTDMVYGGNDAFYEAVGSYNLFYTCNTWTNNALKAMHADAALWTITEQGLFQHHPPQPPTNGNEGLPETTPQADN; this is encoded by the coding sequence ATGCCCAAACTTTCCCGCCTCATCCGCCGCAGCCTCCTCAGCCTGGCCGCCCTCCTCCTGCTCTACGGCGCCGCCGTTTGGCTGCTGCCCCATATCAAAAGCCCAGGCCGGCCCGAAGGCGAGCCCGAAATCACCGTATGGCTGCTCTCCAACAGCGTGCACACCGACATCGTCGTCCCCACCTTCAGCAGCGAAGCCGACTGGCGGGCCGTCTTCCCCGCCGAGCACACCCGCAGCCAAGAATACGCCCCCTGGCTCGCCATCGGCCTGGGCGACAAAAACTTCTACCTCACCACCCCCACCTGGGCCGACCTCCGCCCCAGCACCGCCCTCAAAGCCGCCGCCGGCCTATCCAGCAACGCCGTCCACGCCACCTACTACCACAGCCTCGAAGGCTGCACCCGCTGCGCCCCCATCCGCATCAGCCGCGCCCAATACCGCCGCCTCATCGCCTACATCCGCCAAAGCCTGCAATGGCAACACGACCGTACCATCCCCATTCCCACCGATATGGTCTACGGCGGAAACGACGCCTTCTACGAAGCCGTCGGCAGCTACAACCTCTTCTACACCTGCAACACCTGGACCAACAACGCCCTCAAAGCCATGCACGCCGACGCCGCCCTCTGGACGATTACCGAACAAGGCCTCTTCCAGCACCACCCACCCCAACCGCCCACCAACGGAAACGAAGGGCTGCCCGAAACAACACCGCAAGCTGACAATTGA
- a CDS encoding thymidylate synthase, which yields MQPYLHLMQHILSHGTDKSDRTGTGTRSIFGHQMRFDLAQGFPLLTTKKLHLRSIIHELLWFLKGDTNIRYLKENNVSIWDEWADENGDLGPVYGYQWRSWPAPDGRHIDQIANVVEQIKRNPDSRRLIVSAWNPAFVDEMALPPCHALFQFYVAEGRLSCQLYQRSADVFLGVPFNIASYALLTMMMAQVCGLAPGEFIHTFGDVHLYSNHFEQARLQLTREPRALPQMQLNPEVQNLFDFRFEDFELQNYDPHPHIKAQVAV from the coding sequence ATGCAACCCTACCTCCACCTCATGCAGCACATCCTCAGCCACGGCACCGACAAATCCGACCGCACCGGCACCGGCACCCGTTCCATATTCGGCCACCAAATGCGCTTCGACCTCGCCCAAGGCTTTCCCCTGCTCACCACCAAAAAGCTCCACCTGCGCTCCATCATCCACGAGCTCCTTTGGTTTCTCAAAGGCGACACCAACATCCGCTACCTGAAAGAAAACAACGTATCCATCTGGGACGAATGGGCCGACGAAAACGGCGACCTCGGCCCCGTATACGGCTACCAATGGCGCTCCTGGCCCGCCCCCGACGGCCGGCATATCGACCAAATCGCCAACGTTGTCGAGCAAATCAAACGCAACCCCGACAGCCGCCGCCTCATCGTATCCGCCTGGAACCCCGCCTTCGTCGATGAAATGGCCCTGCCCCCCTGCCACGCCCTGTTCCAATTTTACGTAGCCGAAGGCCGACTCTCCTGCCAGCTCTACCAACGCAGCGCCGACGTCTTCCTCGGCGTGCCCTTCAACATCGCCAGCTACGCCCTGCTTACCATGATGATGGCGCAAGTGTGCGGCCTCGCGCCCGGCGAATTCATCCACACCTTCGGCGACGTCCACCTCTACAGCAACCACTTCGAGCAAGCCCGCCTCCAGCTCACCCGCGAGCCGCGAGCCCTGCCGCAAATGCAGCTCAACCCCGAAGTGCAAAACCTGTTCGACTTCCGCTTTGAAGACTTCGAACTGCAAAACTACGACCCGCACCCGCACATCAAAGCACAAGTGGCGGTGTAA
- a CDS encoding outer membrane beta-barrel protein — translation MQKTLLALSILSFAAAASAAPDSQETPLHPIKDGRYTVTTGYEHLNSKVNVIKQSSDGFVLRGRADIPLAQQHAIRAELTYSRRSSDMKENGVTTVDGGKSDGIDLYAGYLYSPSGFKQGGLRVGGGLGYGYTDSNARAHRTVHAPNAVDHNSSSLYLKAQVEYEQDLGGGWSITPWGEATVSVRRREETKWSQAFAVPDETHKNSSYGLGLGVDVQKQFTPNLALTFGPYYQYEHYKTHARDHVGGHIDSSTSHGHNFGIRAGLRF, via the coding sequence ATGCAGAAAACCCTACTCGCCCTTTCCATCCTTTCCTTCGCCGCCGCCGCATCCGCCGCGCCCGATTCCCAAGAAACCCCGCTGCACCCGATTAAAGACGGGAGATATACCGTTACCACCGGCTACGAGCATCTCAATTCAAAAGTCAACGTTATCAAACAAAGCAGCGATGGCTTTGTTCTACGGGGTCGTGCCGATATCCCGCTGGCGCAACAGCACGCCATCCGTGCCGAGCTGACATATAGCCGCCGCAGTTCCGATATGAAAGAAAACGGCGTAACCACGGTGGACGGCGGCAAATCCGACGGCATCGACCTGTATGCGGGTTATTTGTACTCCCCGTCCGGTTTCAAGCAGGGCGGCCTGCGCGTGGGCGGCGGGCTGGGTTACGGTTATACGGATAGCAACGCCCGCGCACACCGCACCGTCCATGCCCCGAATGCTGTGGACCATAATTCAAGCAGCCTATACCTGAAAGCACAGGTAGAATACGAGCAGGACTTGGGCGGCGGCTGGAGCATCACCCCTTGGGGCGAAGCCACTGTCAGCGTGCGCCGCCGCGAGGAAACCAAATGGTCGCAGGCTTTTGCCGTACCCGATGAAACGCATAAAAACAGTAGCTATGGCCTAGGATTGGGTGTGGACGTGCAGAAACAATTTACCCCGAATCTGGCGCTGACCTTCGGCCCCTACTACCAATACGAGCATTACAAAACCCATGCCCGCGACCATGTCGGCGGCCATATCGATTCGTCCACCAGCCACGGGCACAACTTCGGCATCCGTGCCGGCCTGCGCTTTTAA
- the adhP gene encoding alcohol dehydrogenase AdhP, with protein MKMKAAVVTPQCDGNVEIVERDIPAVGAGEALVEVEYCGVCHTDLHVAAGDYGKKPGRVLGHEGIGIVKQVAPDVTTLKVGDRVSIAWLFASCGHCEYCITGRETFCRSVLNAGYTADGGMATHCVVKADYAVKVPEGLDPAQASSITCAGVTTYKAIKVAGAAPGQWIAIYGAGGLGNLAVQYAKKVFGAHVIAVDINDDKLALAKQSGADLIVNPAKQDAAKFIQEKTGGAHSAVVTAVSRAAFNSAVDCVRACGRVVAVGLPPETMDLSIPRLVLDGIEVVGSLVGTRKDLEEAFQFGAEGIVVPVVQLRQLDEANAIFQEMRDGKIQGRMVIDMKACGCHH; from the coding sequence ATGAAGATGAAAGCAGCTGTTGTTACCCCCCAATGCGACGGTAACGTAGAAATCGTTGAGCGCGACATCCCTGCCGTGGGCGCGGGCGAAGCGCTGGTGGAAGTGGAATACTGCGGCGTGTGCCACACCGACTTGCACGTGGCCGCCGGCGACTACGGTAAAAAACCCGGCCGCGTGCTCGGCCACGAAGGCATCGGCATCGTGAAACAGGTTGCGCCGGATGTAACCACCCTGAAAGTGGGCGACCGCGTGAGCATTGCCTGGCTGTTTGCCAGCTGCGGCCACTGCGAATACTGCATCACCGGCCGCGAAACCTTCTGCCGCAGCGTGCTGAACGCCGGTTACACCGCCGACGGCGGCATGGCCACTCACTGCGTGGTGAAAGCCGATTATGCGGTGAAAGTGCCCGAAGGCCTCGATCCCGCCCAGGCCAGCAGCATCACCTGTGCCGGCGTAACCACTTATAAAGCCATCAAAGTGGCCGGCGCTGCGCCCGGTCAGTGGATTGCCATCTACGGCGCCGGCGGCTTGGGCAACCTGGCCGTGCAATACGCCAAGAAAGTATTCGGCGCACACGTGATCGCCGTAGACATCAACGACGACAAACTGGCTCTGGCCAAACAATCCGGCGCTGATTTGATTGTGAACCCGGCCAAACAAGACGCGGCCAAGTTCATTCAAGAGAAAACCGGCGGCGCACACTCCGCCGTGGTAACTGCCGTGTCTCGTGCTGCATTCAATTCCGCCGTAGATTGCGTACGCGCCTGTGGCCGCGTGGTAGCCGTCGGCCTGCCGCCAGAAACCATGGATTTGTCGATTCCGCGCCTAGTGCTGGATGGCATCGAAGTAGTGGGCTCACTGGTGGGCACACGCAAAGACTTGGAAGAAGCCTTCCAATTCGGCGCCGAAGGCATCGTGGTGCCCGTGGTGCAGCTGCGCCAACTGGACGAAGCCAATGCCATTTTCCAAGAAATGCGCGACGGCAAAATCCAAGGCCGTATGGTTATCGACATGAAAGCCTGCGGTTGCCATCACTAA
- a CDS encoding DMT family transporter, whose protein sequence is MFYQIVALLLWSSAFIAAKYTYTMMEPELMLLFRLMIASVLALPLCLRYWRQIDARYWRGLLWLSFLNYVMVMIPEFVGVKYTSAASATTIIGLSPILTVFIGHFFFCDRAHWFVWLCGVAAFVGVALLIAGGKSSGEISLWGCTLVMLGNTVFCAVLRPSQKMIEKVGVQAFTSITMAVAPLLCLPASLTLADSLHIDWNWRGTLGLVYLGVCCSWLAYNLWNIGMKTVSANFSGILSALGPIFGAWLAVLILGEQISALSWLGIVLVVAATLAAVFVPKWLRRREVVQGVRYVE, encoded by the coding sequence GTGTTTTACCAAATTGTTGCGCTGCTTTTATGGAGCAGCGCTTTTATTGCGGCCAAATATACCTACACGATGATGGAGCCGGAGCTTATGTTGTTGTTTCGGCTGATGATTGCCTCTGTTCTGGCCTTGCCGCTGTGTTTGCGCTATTGGCGACAGATTGATGCGCGGTATTGGCGGGGTTTGCTGTGGCTGTCGTTTTTGAATTATGTGATGGTGATGATACCGGAATTTGTGGGGGTGAAATACACGTCGGCGGCCAGCGCCACCACGATTATCGGCTTGAGCCCGATTTTAACGGTGTTTATCGGCCACTTCTTTTTCTGCGACCGGGCGCATTGGTTTGTGTGGCTGTGCGGCGTGGCGGCGTTTGTCGGGGTGGCGCTGCTGATTGCGGGCGGCAAGAGCAGCGGGGAAATCAGCCTTTGGGGCTGCACGTTGGTGATGTTGGGCAATACGGTGTTTTGCGCGGTATTGCGCCCTTCGCAGAAGATGATTGAAAAGGTGGGGGTGCAGGCGTTTACTTCGATAACGATGGCAGTGGCGCCGCTGCTGTGCCTGCCGGCAAGTTTGACGCTGGCCGACAGCCTGCATATCGATTGGAATTGGCGCGGCACGCTGGGGCTGGTGTATTTGGGGGTGTGTTGCAGCTGGCTGGCCTACAATTTATGGAATATCGGGATGAAAACGGTGTCGGCGAATTTTTCAGGCATTTTGTCGGCGCTGGGTCCGATTTTCGGGGCGTGGCTGGCGGTGTTGATTTTGGGTGAGCAGATTTCGGCACTGTCGTGGCTGGGGATTGTGTTGGTAGTGGCGGCTACTTTGGCGGCGGTATTTGTACCGAAATGGTTGAGGCGTAGGGAGGTGGTGCAAGGGGTTCGTTATGTGGAATAA
- a CDS encoding formate/nitrite transporter family protein, with translation MDFVKPEHLRDFYPHEILQDSLQKAQAKSGSSLKTLAILSFLGGGYVGFGYLAFLKVVTGIPPEWSGLANLLGAAVFPICLICILIGGGELATGNMMLMGLGWFGKRINVANLMRNWLIVSLGNLAGALCMAYFLGHFVGLTEGVAAAKTVAIAEAKVGMSFGRSFVSAIACNWMVCMGIWFYFGAKQTSGRILAMWFPVMTFVLIGLQHFVANMFIIPAGIFAGANVSWGQFFANMIPVFLGNVAGGTAFVAASYLHAYKHLLKDDYSI, from the coding sequence ATGGATTTTGTGAAACCCGAACATTTGCGCGACTTCTACCCCCATGAAATTTTGCAGGATTCCCTGCAAAAGGCTCAGGCCAAATCAGGTTCGAGCCTGAAAACGCTGGCGATTTTAAGCTTTTTGGGCGGCGGTTACGTGGGTTTCGGCTATTTGGCGTTTTTAAAAGTGGTGACCGGCATTCCGCCCGAATGGTCGGGGCTGGCCAACTTGCTGGGCGCGGCCGTGTTCCCTATCTGCCTGATTTGTATTCTGATTGGCGGCGGCGAGCTGGCCACGGGCAATATGATGCTGATGGGGCTGGGCTGGTTTGGCAAAAGAATCAATGTGGCCAACCTGATGCGCAACTGGCTGATCGTGAGCTTGGGCAATTTGGCCGGGGCTTTGTGTATGGCGTATTTTCTCGGGCATTTCGTGGGCTTGACCGAAGGCGTGGCGGCGGCGAAAACCGTTGCCATTGCCGAAGCCAAGGTGGGCATGAGTTTTGGCCGCTCGTTTGTGTCGGCCATTGCCTGCAACTGGATGGTGTGCATGGGCATTTGGTTTTATTTCGGCGCGAAGCAGACTTCGGGGCGGATTTTGGCGATGTGGTTTCCAGTGATGACCTTTGTGCTGATTGGGCTGCAACACTTTGTGGCCAATATGTTTATCATTCCGGCCGGCATTTTTGCGGGAGCGAATGTGTCGTGGGGGCAGTTTTTTGCCAATATGATTCCCGTGTTTCTAGGCAATGTGGCCGGCGGCACGGCGTTTGTGGCGGCCTCGTATCTGCACGCGTATAAGCATTTATTGAAAGATGATTATTCGATTTAG
- the pseC gene encoding UDP-4-amino-4,6-dideoxy-N-acetyl-beta-L-altrosamine transaminase produces MIPYGRQTISEADIAAVVRVLQSDFLTQGPQVPAFENSLKAYCGAAHAVAVNSATSALHLACLVLGLGQGDSLWTSPITFTASANCARYCGADVDFVDIDPHTLNMSPAALEVKLKAAKVSGCLPKIVVPVHFAGEPCDMAAIHALSQQYGFKIIEDASHAVGGSYQGGKIGNCRYSDITVFSFHPVKIITTAEGGAALTNSPELAAKLALLRSHGITRNPEEMSQEPDGAWYYQQIDLGYNYRMTELQAALGVSQMTRIDEFVTRRHELAARYDRLLAHLPLILPQRNPQNCSALHLYPVQVRADSGKTRRQVFDFLRQNGIGVNVHYIPVHTQPYYRQHFGFKTGDFPHAEAYYAGAISIPLYFGLTEAEQDKVVDVLAHAFG; encoded by the coding sequence ATGATCCCCTACGGCCGCCAAACCATTTCTGAAGCCGATATAGCCGCCGTCGTGCGCGTGCTCCAATCCGACTTCCTCACCCAAGGCCCGCAAGTGCCCGCCTTTGAAAACAGCCTGAAAGCCTATTGCGGCGCAGCGCACGCCGTTGCCGTCAATTCCGCCACCTCCGCCCTGCACCTCGCCTGCCTGGTTCTCGGCTTGGGACAAGGCGACAGCCTGTGGACCTCTCCCATCACCTTCACCGCCTCCGCCAACTGTGCCCGTTATTGCGGCGCGGATGTGGATTTTGTGGACATCGACCCGCACACACTCAATATGTCTCCCGCCGCGCTGGAAGTCAAACTGAAAGCGGCCAAAGTTTCAGGCTGCCTGCCCAAAATCGTCGTGCCCGTCCATTTTGCAGGCGAACCGTGCGATATGGCAGCCATTCACGCGCTCTCGCAACAATACGGCTTCAAAATCATTGAAGACGCTTCCCACGCCGTCGGTGGCAGCTATCAGGGCGGCAAAATCGGCAACTGCCGATATAGCGACATCACCGTATTCAGTTTCCACCCCGTCAAAATCATCACCACCGCCGAAGGCGGCGCAGCCCTTACCAACAGCCCAGAGCTTGCCGCCAAACTGGCCCTGTTGCGCAGCCACGGCATCACCCGCAATCCCGAAGAAATGAGCCAAGAGCCGGACGGGGCTTGGTATTACCAGCAAATCGACCTCGGCTACAACTACCGCATGACCGAACTGCAAGCCGCCCTCGGCGTGAGCCAGATGACCCGCATCGACGAATTCGTCACCCGCCGCCACGAACTTGCCGCGCGCTACGACCGCCTGCTTGCCCACCTGCCGCTTATCCTGCCGCAGCGCAACCCGCAAAACTGCTCCGCCCTGCACCTCTATCCCGTGCAAGTGCGCGCCGATAGCGGCAAAACCCGCCGCCAAGTGTTTGACTTCCTGCGGCAAAACGGCATCGGCGTCAATGTGCACTACATCCCCGTCCACACCCAGCCCTACTACCGCCAACACTTCGGCTTCAAAACCGGCGACTTCCCCCATGCCGAAGCCTATTACGCCGGCGCAATCAGCATCCCGCTGTATTTCGGGCTGACCGAAGCCGAACAGGATAAAGTAGTGGATGTGTTGGCGCACGCTTTCGGCTAG